The following is a genomic window from bacterium.
GCAATCAAAGCCGCATGGGAGGCCTGGCCGACACCCTCAGATTTGTTCTAAAGAGCGCGGTAACCAACTTCATTGAGATGGAGCCCCACGGCAACGAGAATTATTGCTGCGGAGGAGGGGGAGGCACCGTGGGTTTTGAGGAGATCTATGATTTCCGTATGGAGGTGGGAGGACGCAAGAAGGTGGAACAGCTAAAGGCCACTGGGGCCAAGCTGGTGGCTGCACCCTGTGCCAACTGCAAGAAGCAGTTGAGGGAACTGGTGGATTACCACAACCTGGAAATGGAGGTGGTGGGGATTCACGATCTGGTGGCCAAGGCTCTTGTGTTCGACAAAGTTGAACCACCCAAGATAGAACTCGTGAAATGACTTGCTGTTGAGGATTCTCAGCCATCAAGGGTGAGGTTGGGGGTCATGCCCTCAACCTCATGCCACATCCAGCTTTCTTTCAGGTTCTAAGCCCGGCTGGCTCCCAAATCGATTCCTTTTAGGATATGGCCAAGTTAGCTCCCATTGTTCGCTGATAGTCAAGAATGGGGGCCATGGAATGGTTCAATGGGCCTCTGCCCAGTTTTTCCCCCAGCCCAGATCCACCTTGAGGGGCACATCTAAGCTGTGCACGCTTTCCATCTCCTTTTTCACCAATGCTTCTATCTTTTCCCGCTCGGGCTCAAGTACCTCCAACAAGAGTTCATCGTGCACTTGCAGGATCATGCGCGAGAGGCACCCCTCGGCCCTCAGTCTGTTGTGTATACGTATCATGGCCTTCTTGATCAGATCAGCTGCGGTTCCTTGGATAGGGGTGTTGATGGCCGTGCGCTCGGCAAATTTCCTGGCCGTGGGGTTGGAGCTCAGGATCTCAGGGAGGTATCTTCTTCTGCCCAGCAAGGTCTCCACATAGCCCTTTTCCCGGGCCTGTTCCAGGACCTTGTCCAAGTACGCTCTGACCCCTTTGTAGCGTTGGAAATACCCATCTATGTAAGCCTGTGCCACCTTTTGTTCAACCCCCAGTTCCTTGGCCAGGCCATAGGCAGTCATGCCGTAAATAATACCGAAGTTGACCACCTTGGCCTCCCTGCGCATCTGGGCTGTGACACTTTCCAGGGGAATTCCAAGGAGCTCAGCCGCGGTCCTGGCATGTACGTCATGCCCCTTCTGGAATGCCTCCCTCAAGACCGGGTCTGCCGAAAGATGCGCCAAGATTCTGAGCTCCACCTGGCTGTAATCAGCCGAGAGGAACCAACACCCTTCCCCTGGCACGAAGGCGCTTCTGATCCTTTGGCCCAGCTCCGTGCGCACGGGTATGTTCTGAAGATTGGGACCTGAGGAGCTGAGTCTGCCGGTGGCCGTCACGGTCTGGTTGAAGGATGTGTGAATCCGCCCTGTTCTTGGATCCACCAGGGCAGGAAGTGCATCCACGTAAGTGCTCTTGAGCTTTGCAAGGCTCCTGTATTCGAGGATCTTGGCTGGAAGGGGGTGCCCTTTGGAGAGCTCTTCCAGGACCTCTATGTCCGTGGAGAAGCCCTTCTTGGTCTTCTTGAGCACAGGCAACTTGAGCCTTTCAAAAAGCACCTCTGATAGCTGTTGCGGGGAGTTGATGTTGAAGGTGACTCCGGCCAGATCATGGATCTCCACTTCCAGCCTCGAGAGGCTCTCTTCCATCTCCATGGAGAGTTCCTGGAGCATCCCGGTGTTCACCCTGATGCCCGAGGCTTCCATGGAGGCCAGGACAGCAATCAGGGGAAGCTCTAGCTCCATATAGAGTCCTTTCAAGCCCGCTTTGGAGAGCTCCTGTTCAAGGCTTCGGTGAAGCTTCAGTATTGCGGCCGCCCTCTGGCAAGCACCCTCATGGGAATCTGGCGTCACTTCCCCAAGCTTGGAGTCCAGAAATTCTGCGGCCAGCTCTTCCAAGCCATGGGCACGCCTCGTGGGATTCAGCACGTACGATGCCACCATGGTGTCCCCTGCCACCCCACCCAAGCAGATCCCCTTTGCCCCCAGACCCACCATGGCAGCCTTGATGTTGTGACCAACTTTGGCGGGCTGCTGTGCCTCCAGCAAGGGTCTGAGCCCTTCCAGGTCCTCTGCCCAGGGCACATACCAGGCCACAGCCTCCTCACCTGCCAGGGCCATGGCAGCAAGTCGGCCTGGCTCTTGTGCTTGCTCCTGCACCCAAAGCCCAACGGTCTCCGTATGGGAAAAAGACTCCAGAAGTACCTCCAGATCCTCCCTAGAAGCCACATCTCTACACTCCAGGCGCTGGTCCTCCCCTTCAGTGGTCCACTCCTGAAGCAAACGATGAAATTCCAGGGCCTTGAATATGCCTCTTAGCTTTTGCACGTCTGCTGGGCCGTGACGCAGACTCTCCAGGGAAACCTCCAGTTCCATGGAAGTGTCTATGGTGGCCAATCTTTTGCTCAAGAAGGCCTGGTCTCTAAATCGAGAAAGTGCCTCCCTTATCTTGGGTGGACTCACCTCTTCCAGGCAAGAAAAGACCCCTTCCAGGGAACCAAAGCGTTGGAGCAGCTCCCTGGCCCTTTTTTCCCCTATTCCCGGCACTCCAGGGATGTTGTCGGAGCTGTCCCCCATTAGGCCAAAGAGATCCGGCAGCAGCTTGGGCTCCACTCCATATCTTGCCAGCACGGCCTCACGATCAAAGACCCTGTCGTGTAAGGTGTCCACCATGATGACACCGGGTTCAATAAGCTGAAGAAGGTCCTTGTCACCCGAGATGAGGACCACCTCCACCCCCTGGGCGCACAAGATCTTGACCAGGCTGCCCATTATGTCATCGGCTTCGTAACCCTCTTTTTCCAGGAGCCTGATGCCCAGGGCCCTTATTATTTCATGGATCCACTGGATCTGGGGTCTTAGGCTTTCGGGCATCTCCGGGCGATTGGCCTTGTAGTGCTCGAAGGCCAGGTGTCTGAAAGTGGGGCCGCGGGCATCCACCACCACGGCCAGGAACTCCGGGTTCATCTCCCGCAACACCTTCAGAAGCATGGTGCTGAACCCGTAGATGGCGTTGGTGGGTACACCTTGGGAGGTCTTGAGTTCTCTTATGGCATAAAATGCCCTGTAGATGTAAGAGCTTCCATCTATGAGATGTACACGGGGAGTCTGGCTCACGATCTCTTTCGGCCCTTTCCTATGGGCAAGAACAGGCTTTTTCCATTTCTCCGGGAGTTCTTGTTGCCCGTGCTCCTTTGACTGCTTTTCAGGTCTGCTCCATTATCAGTGCTGGACTCCATATTGGCTCAAGAAACGGAAAACCCTTAGAGCTCGAATTTCACTCTGATCTTAAAGGTCCTTCTGGCCGGAAGGCTGACTATTTCCTTCACACCGGCCTTCTGGGCCATCTCCTCCAGGGTCCTCATCACTGCTTCCGGGCTTTCGCCTATGAGAGTAAACCATATGTTGTAGTGGTGATCCCGCTGATAGTTGTGCGTCACCCCCGGGTAGGAGTTGATCACGCTATTGAAACGCTCCAAGTCCTCTGTGGGGACCTTTGCGGCGCAAAGGGTGCTGTAGAATCCCAGCTTCCTGGAGTCAAAGCTCCCACCTATTCTGCGAATGACCCCGGCTGCCTTCATTTGGCGAACCCTCTGCAGCACCTGCTCCTCGCTCAGGCCCACCTGCCTTCCAACCTCCCCAAAGGGCCTTGGGTGCACGGGGAAGTCGCTTTGAATAAGATTGAGTATTTTTCGGTCTATCTCGTCCATTTTCCAACAGCTCCACAGGTGGGCCAGGGGATTCCTATTTCCCCTGGCAACCCGGATAACCCGAAGGCTGGTAGGCGCAAAGAGGCTCCTCGGAAAGATAATCTCCTGTTGCCTCGTAGGCCCTGGCCCTGCACCCGCCGCAGATCCTCCTATATTCACACTTCCCACAGCGGCCTTTGTAACCGCTCAGGTCTCTGAGCCTTTCAAACACATGGGAGGAGCTCCATATTTGGGAGAGACTTTGCTTTCGCACGCTTCCACAGCTTACCTCCAGATAACCGCAGGGCTGCACATCACCCACATGGGAAATGAAGCAAAACCCCCACCCTGCCAAACACCCCCTGGTAACGGAATCCAGGTGCTGAGGGTGTCCAGGGCCGTGAAAAGCTTTGGGGGTCTTGCCATGTTGCCGCACTATCCTTTGATATTGGGGGGCGCATGTGGCTTTGAGCTGCAAAGGAACCTTCTCTTGTTGTTCGCAGAACCAGCCCAAGGTCTCCTCGTACTTTTGGGCCGAGAGGGCTGCTTGAGCCATCTCCTTGCCCCTGCCTGTGGGAACCAGCAGAAAGATATGGTGGGCCACAGCCCCCAAGGAGACCGCCAGTTCCAAGATGGAAGGCAGTTCCCTCAGGTTCTTCTCGGTGACAGTGGTATTTATCTGAAAGGGCAACCCGGCCTGCTGGGCAGCCCTTATGCCTTCCAGGGCGCCTTGGAAAGCCCC
Proteins encoded in this region:
- a CDS encoding AsnC family transcriptional regulator is translated as MDEIDRKILNLIQSDFPVHPRPFGEVGRQVGLSEEQVLQRVRQMKAAGVIRRIGGSFDSRKLGFYSTLCAAKVPTEDLERFNSVINSYPGVTHNYQRDHHYNIWFTLIGESPEAVMRTLEEMAQKAGVKEIVSLPARRTFKIRVKFEL
- the polA gene encoding DNA polymerase I is translated as MSQTPRVHLIDGSSYIYRAFYAIRELKTSQGVPTNAIYGFSTMLLKVLREMNPEFLAVVVDARGPTFRHLAFEHYKANRPEMPESLRPQIQWIHEIIRALGIRLLEKEGYEADDIMGSLVKILCAQGVEVVLISGDKDLLQLIEPGVIMVDTLHDRVFDREAVLARYGVEPKLLPDLFGLMGDSSDNIPGVPGIGEKRARELLQRFGSLEGVFSCLEEVSPPKIREALSRFRDQAFLSKRLATIDTSMELEVSLESLRHGPADVQKLRGIFKALEFHRLLQEWTTEGEDQRLECRDVASREDLEVLLESFSHTETVGLWVQEQAQEPGRLAAMALAGEEAVAWYVPWAEDLEGLRPLLEAQQPAKVGHNIKAAMVGLGAKGICLGGVAGDTMVASYVLNPTRRAHGLEELAAEFLDSKLGEVTPDSHEGACQRAAAILKLHRSLEQELSKAGLKGLYMELELPLIAVLASMEASGIRVNTGMLQELSMEMEESLSRLEVEIHDLAGVTFNINSPQQLSEVLFERLKLPVLKKTKKGFSTDIEVLEELSKGHPLPAKILEYRSLAKLKSTYVDALPALVDPRTGRIHTSFNQTVTATGRLSSSGPNLQNIPVRTELGQRIRSAFVPGEGCWFLSADYSQVELRILAHLSADPVLREAFQKGHDVHARTAAELLGIPLESVTAQMRREAKVVNFGIIYGMTAYGLAKELGVEQKVAQAYIDGYFQRYKGVRAYLDKVLEQAREKGYVETLLGRRRYLPEILSSNPTARKFAERTAINTPIQGTAADLIKKAMIRIHNRLRAEGCLSRMILQVHDELLLEVLEPEREKIEALVKKEMESVHSLDVPLKVDLGWGKNWAEAH
- the ahbD gene encoding heme b synthase, producing MNSQETIPPLRMVAWEVTRSCNLCCVHCRASAQRGPYSGELDTQEALALLEDMASFSRPVVILTGGEPLLREDVLELARRGNQLGLRMVMAPNGTLLTVSRAKELKSAGIQRVSISLDGSSPATHDAFRQVEGAFQGALEGIRAAQQAGLPFQINTTVTEKNLRELPSILELAVSLGAVAHHIFLLVPTGRGKEMAQAALSAQKYEETLGWFCEQQEKVPLQLKATCAPQYQRIVRQHGKTPKAFHGPGHPQHLDSVTRGCLAGWGFCFISHVGDVQPCGYLEVSCGSVRKQSLSQIWSSSHVFERLRDLSGYKGRCGKCEYRRICGGCRARAYEATGDYLSEEPLCAYQPSGYPGCQGK